Proteins encoded in a region of the Alkalinema sp. FACHB-956 genome:
- a CDS encoding diheme cytochrome c, whose amino-acid sequence MRKSFPNDRSIPDITPRRSRPHTRRKSAVIGLMLLIMMFTILMGIGLAQAFEPQKWQSLQRFDPASAATAANPPANLIAAETGTADIGTIEGTIDPVPANLQLGQELYLENCASCHIAIPPAVMPTQTWQVLIQDPQHYGVVIDPLRDPNRRIVWNYLKAYSRPTSDDEKTPYRMQDSRYFKALHPRVNLPKKVNLGSCVTCHPGVNQFNFRQLTPEAEKNAG is encoded by the coding sequence ATGCGAAAATCTTTCCCCAACGATCGATCGATTCCTGACATAACCCCCCGCCGTTCTCGCCCCCATACGCGCCGGAAATCTGCGGTGATTGGGTTGATGTTGCTGATTATGATGTTCACGATTTTGATGGGGATCGGTTTAGCGCAGGCGTTTGAGCCTCAGAAATGGCAATCCCTACAACGGTTTGACCCCGCCAGTGCTGCTACAGCGGCCAATCCCCCGGCCAATCTCATAGCAGCAGAAACGGGCACGGCAGACATAGGCACGATCGAGGGCACGATCGATCCGGTTCCTGCTAATTTGCAACTGGGTCAGGAACTCTATCTAGAAAACTGTGCTAGTTGCCACATTGCCATTCCCCCTGCCGTGATGCCCACGCAAACCTGGCAGGTGTTAATTCAGGATCCGCAGCACTACGGTGTGGTGATCGATCCGCTTCGTGATCCCAACCGTCGCATTGTCTGGAATTACCTGAAAGCTTACTCCCGACCTACGTCAGACGACGAAAAAACGCCCTACCGGATGCAAGATTCACGGTACTTCAAAGCGCTGCACCCCCGCGTCAATCTGCCCAAAAAAGTGAACCTGGGTAGCTGCGTCACTTGCCATCCGGGCGTGAATCAATTCAACTTCCGGCAATTGACCCCGGAGGCCGAAAAAAACGCGGGATAA
- a CDS encoding SH3 domain-containing protein, whose product MAHHIFHHHRHPRSSDFWIPAFLLGVPTIALLGLLYNQGYWRKNPLATMMNNPRSTQAPALVNRPAGSTAQTSLNPSTTTAPKTLTTSQPTHRTICHAGVNGLNLRQAPGLTTPIAVLPCGQAVSVTGNPVWKQGEQWSPVTYGTRQGWSATRLLQKL is encoded by the coding sequence ATGGCACACCATATTTTCCATCACCATCGTCATCCTCGATCGTCGGATTTTTGGATTCCGGCTTTTCTGTTGGGCGTTCCCACGATCGCGCTGCTAGGACTGTTGTACAACCAGGGCTATTGGCGTAAGAATCCCTTGGCGACCATGATGAACAACCCCCGCAGCACCCAAGCCCCAGCGCTGGTCAATCGTCCAGCAGGCAGCACTGCGCAAACCAGTCTAAACCCTTCAACCACCACTGCCCCAAAAACCTTGACAACCTCTCAACCCACCCACCGCACCATCTGTCACGCTGGGGTAAATGGCCTGAATTTACGACAAGCACCGGGACTCACCACCCCGATCGCTGTACTTCCTTGTGGCCAAGCGGTGAGCGTCACCGGAAATCCAGTGTGGAAACAAGGGGAACAATGGTCGCCCGTCACCTACGGCACCCGTCAGGGCTGGTCAGCCACCCGACTGCTGCAAAAACTGTAG